The proteins below are encoded in one region of Mesoplodon densirostris isolate mMesDen1 chromosome Y unlocalized genomic scaffold, mMesDen1 primary haplotype SUPER_Y_unloc_1, whole genome shotgun sequence:
- the LOC132482978 gene encoding testis-specific Y-encoded protein 3-like — protein MRDRVAGRSSKPRPGRSTPSRPIRARTVGVTLGCLAPRPVGARLQVGLRPSVWHARVPCDTYVACAGWSQEFRLRNQKIRIRFPSGVGGGPQEAGARGSPGVVREVGRVLALADGWGEEAAIFSGEVVQQGAALLEGQVAGIMEVFWQPVEDMMEEVEEVAEEQQQQEEQEEQKQEEPGRGPTIPGSPLEALEALEAAQLQLEPVNRQCFRSYFRLRLTALRRRKHYLEHRSTIIQSIPGFWFKVFVNDRRMSAMMSAQDKDILSYMTNLKVEELRYPSDCRKITLFFRNKPYFQNEVVVKEYLVHVTGYRASHSTPIQWHHRFEREAYSRRHHNSGLNFFSWFSDHSCAGSSRIAEIIGEDLWPNPLRYYPREEGPTGTGTPDFEMRVMEHHPRPKKLLRMKANGQHGCHAHEEMKRGLVVKCTGRETPVNLE, from the exons ATGCGTGACCGGGTGGCAGGAAGGAGCTCGAAGCCGCGCCCAGGCCGCTCGACCCCATCACGACCAATCAGGGCGAGGACAGTGGGCGTCACCCTCGGCTGCCTCGCCCCTCGCCCTGTG GGAGCTCGCCTCCAGGTAGGCCTCCGGCCTTCCGTCTGGCACGCCCGGGTGCCCTGTGATACCTATGTGGCCTGTGCCGGTTGGAGCCAGGAGTTCCGGCTCCGAAATCAGAAAATCAGAATCCGGTTTCCCTCGGGTGTGGGAGGGGGTCCTCAGGAAGCAGGGGCCCGCGGGTCCCCAGGTGTGGTGCGGGAGGTGGGTAGGGTGCTGGCACTAGCTGATGGGTGGGGCGAGGAGGCCGCCATCTTTAGCGGGGAGGTGGTGCAGCAAGGCGCGGCCCTGTTGGAGGGACAGGTGGCGGGGATCATGGAGGTGTTTTGGCAGCCTGTGGAGGACATGAtggaagaggtggaggaggtggcggaggagcagcagcagcaggaagagcAGGAAGAGCAGAAGCAG GAAGAGCCAGGGCGTGGACCCACGATCCCCGGGTCCCCGCTGGAGGCGCTGGAGGCCCTGGAGGCCGCGCAGTTACAGCTGGAGCCTGTGAATAGGCAATGCTTCCGAAGCTACTTTCGTCTCAGACTCACAGCACTTCGGAGGCGGAAGCACTATCTAGAACACAGAAGCACCATCATCCagagcatccctggcttctggtTCAAAGTT TTTGTGAACGACCGCCGGATGTCAGCCATGATGAGTGCCCAAGATAAAGACATACTTAGCTACATGACCAACTTGAAG GTGGAGGAACTCAGATATCCCAGTGATTGCCGCAAGATCACGTTGTTTTTCCGGAACAAGCCCTATTTCCAGAATGAGGTGGTTGTTAAGGAGTATCTCGTTCACGTCACTG GATATAGGGCGTCTCATTCCACTCCAATTCAGTGGCACCATCGTTTTGAAAGGGAGGCGTATAGCCGCAGGCACCACAACAGCGGCCTTAACTTCTTCAGCTGGTTCTCTGACCACAGCTGTGCAGGATCTAGCAGGATTGCTGAG ATCATCGGCGAGGACCTGTGGCCCAATCCCCTGCGCTACTACCCGAGGGAGGAAGGCCCCACCGGGACAG GAACTCCCGATTTTGAGATGCGTGTGATGGAGCATCACCCTCGACCTAAGAAGCTGCTTCGGATGAAGGCGAACGGTCAACATGGTTGTCATGCACACGAAGAAATGAAGCGGGGTCTGGTGGTGAAATGTACAGGGAGGGAGACACCAGTAAACCTGGAATAA
- the LOC132482977 gene encoding testis-specific Y-encoded protein 3-like — MGSEAGPGEGGTARGPGVLLGVVREVGRVLALADGWGEEAAIFSGEVVQQGAALLEGQVAGIMEVFWQPVEDMMEEVEEVAEEQQQQEEQEEQKQEEPGRGPTIPGSPLEALEALEAAQLQLEPVNRQCFRSYFRLRLTALRRRKHYLEHRSTIIQSIPGFWFKVFVNDRRMSAMMSAQDKDILSYMTNLKVEELRYPSDCRKITLFFRNKPYFQNEVVVKEYLVHVTGYRASHSTPIQWHHRFEREAYSRRHHNSGLNFFSWFSDHSCAGSSRIAEIIGEDLWPNPLRYYPREEGPTGTGDREEDRYSGSNTGVPEGGVLTVPFPSHMKIVDQAPHPEDQVVLKACEGFRKTEPG, encoded by the exons ATGGGCAGCGAGGCGGGGCCAGGGGAAGGTGGCACTGCCCGGGGACCCGGGGTCCTCCTAGGTGTGGTGCGGGAGGTGGGTAGGGTGCTGGCACTAGCTGATGGGTGGGGCGAGGAGGCCGCCATCTTTAGCGGGGAGGTGGTGCAGCAAGGCGCGGCCCTGTTGGAGGGACAGGTGGCGGGGATCATGGAGGTGTTTTGGCAGCCTGTGGAGGACATGAtggaagaggtggaggaggtggcggaggagcagcagcagcaggaagagcAGGAAGAGCAGAAGCAG GAAGAGCCAGGGCGTGGACCCACGATCCCCGGGTCCCCGCTGGAGGCGCTGGAGGCCCTGGAGGCCGCGCAGTTACAGCTGGAGCCTGTGAATAGGCAATGCTTCCGAAGCTACTTTCGTCTCAGACTCACAGCACTTCGGAGGCGGAAGCACTATCTAGAACACAGAAGCACCATCATCCagagcatccctggcttctggtTCAAAGTT TTTGTGAACGACCGCCGGATGTCAGCCATGATGAGTGCCCAAGATAAAGACATACTTAGCTACATGACCAACTTGAAG GTGGAGGAACTCAGATATCCCAGTGATTGCCGCAAGATCACGTTGTTTTTCCGGAACAAGCCCTATTTCCAGAATGAGGTGGTTGTTAAGGAGTATCTCGTTCACGTCACTG GATATAGGGCGTCTCATTCCACTCCAATTCAGTGGCACCATCGTTTTGAAAGGGAGGCGTATAGCCGCAGGCACCACAACAGCGGCCTTAACTTCTTCAGCTGGTTCTCTGACCACAGCTGTGCAGGATCTAGCAGGATTGCTGAG ATCATCGGCGAGGACCTGTGGCCCAATCCCCTGCGCTACTACCCGAGGGAGGAAGGCCCCACCGGGACAGGTGACAGAGAGGAGGACAG GTACAGCGGCTCCAACACAGGCGTCCCTGAGGGTGGCGTATTGACAGTACCATTTCCGTCCCACATG AAAATCGTGGACCAAGCACCTCACCCAGAGGATCAGGTGGTGCTGAAGGCATGTGAGGGCTTCAGGAAGACAGAG CCAGGATGA